From a region of the Alosa sapidissima isolate fAloSap1 chromosome 9, fAloSap1.pri, whole genome shotgun sequence genome:
- the LOC121718583 gene encoding uncharacterized protein LOC121718583 isoform X1 — protein MDSQSLKEELDRLHAQNQEMKRIMQQLLRENLERMQYTGSQTCFPACCHHQLLHPHLHPHLVPVILPDHNPTMLCGSLQPLRAGVASGQHELLPPITPAHAQHQQSGGSFPSLPALAQGQDPVQLWLGDRRLSAIPQGGAPHPVGRRNLTGLDCAHPLMPLHHDRAPSGVANGSMAPAPPVIAKATGESQNNEPKKIKARRCIKTVQDVGLKTSSHQNMGCVLEPLNVHPENLRLEALHVAEEIRLASLRCNSVLSGNASASDRASSSTSSLSPVDLRTPSALRALPFLNTPTPPIAHAVPSPPETAKHQATNQRRFVSRLPRLKKTASVSVATAVTEQKSGECLAGKEEVRECKEVKKKRVIEKLTSNTQQIRELPELAKLPPVSCPEEAILQAFRLLRDDDWQQKIEALISIRSLSQHHAEVLLPRLHDVCLAVYCEVKNLRSMVSRAAMVTLAHLHAHLGRGMDTEAEGTAQTLLPKAGEASGFIREDMELALGYMVLNVTPSRSMNALINTGLRHRNAAVRKTTAQFLERLAEVMGASRVLSGKKNLTDRFIHSISCLALDSAQEVRTHARNTLAFLASHPDLIKMVDRFAPQRDQGTVRDVINKCQKKNIH, from the exons ATGGATTCCCAAAGCCTTAAAGAGGAGTTGGATAGACTCCATGCCCAAAACCAGGAGATGAAACGCATAATGCAGCAGCTCCTGAGGGAAAACCTGGAGCGGATGCAGTACACTGGCTCCCAGACCTGCTTCCCGGCATGT TGTCATCATCAGCTGCTTCACCCACATCTCCATCCTCATCTTGTGCCTGTGATTCTGCCAGACCACAATCCCACAATGCTCTGCGGCTCTCTCCAGCCACTCAGAGCCGGTGTAGCGTCTGGTCAGCATGAGCTGTTGCCCCCCATCACCCCGGCACACGCCCAGCACCAGCAGTCCGGTGGCTCATTCCCCTCCTTGCCTGCGCTTGCCCAGGGCCAGGACCCGGTCCAGTTGTGGCTAGGTGACAGACGGCTCTCTGCAATTCCGCAAGGAGGTGCTCCGCATCCCGTAGGAAGGAGGAATTTGACTGGCCTTGATTGCGCTCACCCACTGATGCCACTCCATCACGACAGAGCCCCGAGTGGCGTTGCCAATGGCAGTATGGCACCTGCTCCACCTGTCATTGCCAAGGCAACGGGTGAAAGTCAGAACAACGAGCCGAAGAAGATCAAGGCCAGGCGCTGCATCAAAACTGTCCAAGATGTTGGCCTGAAAACCAGCAGTCACCAGAACATGGGGTGTGTGCTGGAACCCCTAAACGTCCACCCTGAGAACCTCCGACTGGAGGCCCTACATGTTGCTGAGGAGATCAGACTCGCCAGTCTCCGCTGTAACAGTGTCCTCAGTGGCAATGCCAGCGCTTCAGACCGCGCAAGCAGTTCTACGAGCAGCCTCAGCCCTGTGGACCTCAGGACCCCGTCCGCACTGCGCGCTCTGCCCTTCCTCAACACCCCCACTCCACCCATTGCCCATGCTGTCCCCTCCCCACCAGAGACAGCCAAACACCAGGCAACCAATCAGAGACGGTTCGTAAGTAGACTACCCCGCCTCAAGAAGACGGCTTCAGTTAGTGTGGCCACTGCTGTGACAG AGCAAAAGTCAGGCGAGTGTCTGGCAGGGAAGGAGGAAGTGAGGGAGTGTAAGGAGGtgaagaagaagagagtgatagagaagcTAACAAGCAACACCCAGCAGATCAGGGAGCTCCCTGAGCTGGCCAAACTGCCCCCTGTGTCCTGTCCCGAGGAGGCCATCCTGCAGGCCTTCAGGCTGCTCAGAGACGATGACTG GCAGCAGAAGATCGAGGCCCTGATCTCCATCAGGTCTCTGTCCCAACACCACGCTGAGGTGCTGCTGCCCAGGCTGCATGATGTGTGTCTGGCTGTCTACTGCGAG GTGAAGAACTTGCGCTCGATGGTTTCCCGCGCTGCCATGGTGACCCTGGCCCACCTGCACGCTCACCTGGGGCGAGGCATGGACACAGAGGCCGAGGGCACAGCCCAGACACTGCTGCCGAAAGCTGGAGAGGCCAGCGGCTTCATCAGGGAGGACATGGAGCTGGCACTGGGGTACATGGTGCTCAACGTTACCCCCTCTCGCAGCATGAACGCCCTCATCAACACAGGGCTCAG ACACCGTAATGCGGCCGTGAGGAAGACCACTGCACAGTTCCTGGAGAGACTGGCAGAGGTCATGGGGGCATCCCGCGTCTTGTCTGGCAAAAAGAACCTGACTGACCGCTTTATCCACTCCATCAGCTGTCTGGCCCTCGACAGTGCACAGGAAGTCAG GACCCATGCCCGTAACACGCTGGCATTCTTGGCTTCCCATCCTGACCTTATCAAGATGGTGGACAGGTTCGCCCCTCAGAGAGATCAAGGCACTGTCAGGGACGTCATCAAcaaatgccaaaaaaa aaaTATTCATTGA
- the LOC121718583 gene encoding uncharacterized protein LOC121718583 isoform X2: MDSQSLKEELDRLHAQNQEMKRIMQQLLRENLERMQYTGSQTCFPACCHHQLLHPHLHPHLVPVILPDHNPTMLCGSLQPLRAGVASGQHELLPPITPAHAQHQQSGGSFPSLPALAQGQDPVQLWLGDRRLSAIPQGGAPHPVGRRNLTGLDCAHPLMPLHHDRAPSGVANGSMAPAPPVIAKATGESQNNEPKKIKARRCIKTVQDVGLKTSSHQNMGCVLEPLNVHPENLRLEALHVAEEIRLASLRCNSVLSGNASASDRASSSTSSLSPVDLRTPSALRALPFLNTPTPPIAHAVPSPPETAKHQATNQRRFVSRLPRLKKTASVSVATAVTEQKSGECLAGKEEVRECKEVKKKRVIEKLTSNTQQIRELPELAKLPPVSCPEEAILQAFRLLRDDDWQQKIEALISIRSLSQHHAEVLLPRLHDVCLAVYCEVKNLRSMVSRAAMVTLAHLHAHLGRGMDTEAEGTAQTLLPKAGEASGFIREDMELALGYMVLNVTPSRSMNALINTGLRHRNAAVRKTTAQFLERLAEVMGASRVLSGKKNLTDRFIHSISCLALDSAQEVRTHARNTLAFLASHPDLIKMVDRFAPQRDQGTVRDVINKCQKNR, translated from the exons ATGGATTCCCAAAGCCTTAAAGAGGAGTTGGATAGACTCCATGCCCAAAACCAGGAGATGAAACGCATAATGCAGCAGCTCCTGAGGGAAAACCTGGAGCGGATGCAGTACACTGGCTCCCAGACCTGCTTCCCGGCATGT TGTCATCATCAGCTGCTTCACCCACATCTCCATCCTCATCTTGTGCCTGTGATTCTGCCAGACCACAATCCCACAATGCTCTGCGGCTCTCTCCAGCCACTCAGAGCCGGTGTAGCGTCTGGTCAGCATGAGCTGTTGCCCCCCATCACCCCGGCACACGCCCAGCACCAGCAGTCCGGTGGCTCATTCCCCTCCTTGCCTGCGCTTGCCCAGGGCCAGGACCCGGTCCAGTTGTGGCTAGGTGACAGACGGCTCTCTGCAATTCCGCAAGGAGGTGCTCCGCATCCCGTAGGAAGGAGGAATTTGACTGGCCTTGATTGCGCTCACCCACTGATGCCACTCCATCACGACAGAGCCCCGAGTGGCGTTGCCAATGGCAGTATGGCACCTGCTCCACCTGTCATTGCCAAGGCAACGGGTGAAAGTCAGAACAACGAGCCGAAGAAGATCAAGGCCAGGCGCTGCATCAAAACTGTCCAAGATGTTGGCCTGAAAACCAGCAGTCACCAGAACATGGGGTGTGTGCTGGAACCCCTAAACGTCCACCCTGAGAACCTCCGACTGGAGGCCCTACATGTTGCTGAGGAGATCAGACTCGCCAGTCTCCGCTGTAACAGTGTCCTCAGTGGCAATGCCAGCGCTTCAGACCGCGCAAGCAGTTCTACGAGCAGCCTCAGCCCTGTGGACCTCAGGACCCCGTCCGCACTGCGCGCTCTGCCCTTCCTCAACACCCCCACTCCACCCATTGCCCATGCTGTCCCCTCCCCACCAGAGACAGCCAAACACCAGGCAACCAATCAGAGACGGTTCGTAAGTAGACTACCCCGCCTCAAGAAGACGGCTTCAGTTAGTGTGGCCACTGCTGTGACAG AGCAAAAGTCAGGCGAGTGTCTGGCAGGGAAGGAGGAAGTGAGGGAGTGTAAGGAGGtgaagaagaagagagtgatagagaagcTAACAAGCAACACCCAGCAGATCAGGGAGCTCCCTGAGCTGGCCAAACTGCCCCCTGTGTCCTGTCCCGAGGAGGCCATCCTGCAGGCCTTCAGGCTGCTCAGAGACGATGACTG GCAGCAGAAGATCGAGGCCCTGATCTCCATCAGGTCTCTGTCCCAACACCACGCTGAGGTGCTGCTGCCCAGGCTGCATGATGTGTGTCTGGCTGTCTACTGCGAG GTGAAGAACTTGCGCTCGATGGTTTCCCGCGCTGCCATGGTGACCCTGGCCCACCTGCACGCTCACCTGGGGCGAGGCATGGACACAGAGGCCGAGGGCACAGCCCAGACACTGCTGCCGAAAGCTGGAGAGGCCAGCGGCTTCATCAGGGAGGACATGGAGCTGGCACTGGGGTACATGGTGCTCAACGTTACCCCCTCTCGCAGCATGAACGCCCTCATCAACACAGGGCTCAG ACACCGTAATGCGGCCGTGAGGAAGACCACTGCACAGTTCCTGGAGAGACTGGCAGAGGTCATGGGGGCATCCCGCGTCTTGTCTGGCAAAAAGAACCTGACTGACCGCTTTATCCACTCCATCAGCTGTCTGGCCCTCGACAGTGCACAGGAAGTCAG GACCCATGCCCGTAACACGCTGGCATTCTTGGCTTCCCATCCTGACCTTATCAAGATGGTGGACAGGTTCGCCCCTCAGAGAGATCAAGGCACTGTCAGGGACGTCATCAAcaaatgccaaaaaaa TCGCTGA